CCCAGTGCTGAGACGGGCAGAGCGCATCGTCGCACTAGCGCCACACCCCGGCAGCTAGCCGACAACCCCTACACCAGGGGACCTGCTCCGACCGCCACACACTGAGCACCTCACGTCGTCGGACGGCCAAACATGCCGTCGATGCGACCAACAGGAGGCGGTATGGCAGGCGTTGATCTAGACCTCGTGCAGCTGGTGGGTGCCGACGGCACGCCGACCGCACAGTTCCGTGACAGCCGCGACCTGCCTCCTCCGGAAACCCTCAGCTGGCTCTACGAGACGATGCTCGTCACCCGCGACCTCGACACGGAGTTCGTGCATCTGCAGCGCCAGGGTGAACTCGCCCTCTACGCCTCGTGCCACGGCCAGGAGGCCGCCCAGGTCGGCGCCACCGCATGCCTGCGCAAGACCGACTGGCTGTTTCCGCAGTATCGGGAGATCGGCGCGTTCCTGCTGCGCGGGATTGCCCCGGCGCAGATGGCCGCGGTGTGGCGGGGTAAGTGGCACGGCGGCCTGGAATTCACCGCGAAGTGCTGCGCACCGATCTCCATCCCGATCGGCACCCAGGGGCTGCACGCGGTCGGCGCCGCGATGGCCGCCCAACGCCTCGGCGAGGACTCGGTGACCGTGGTGTTCCTCGGGGACGGGGCCACCAGCGAAGGCGACGTGCACGAGGCGATGAACCTCGCCGCGGTCTACCAGGTGCCGTGCGTGTTCTTCGTGCAGAACAACCAGTGGGCCATCTCGGTGCCGGTCGAGCGTCAGGTGGCAGGACCGTCGATCGCTCATCGAGCCGACGGCTACGGCATGCCGGGTGTGCGTGTCGACGGCAACGACGTGCTGGCCTGTTTCGCCGTGATGTCCGAGGCGGCCGCGCGGGCGCGGGGTGGCGGTGGGCCGACGCTCATCGAGGCGGTGACCTACCGGCTCGGGCCGCACACCACCTCCGACGACCCCAGCCGGTACCGCGACCAGGACGAGGTGGACCGGTGGCGCGCGCTGGACCCGCTCCCGCGATATCGCGCCTACCTGCAGGGCATCGGGGTATGGAGCGAACGCCTGGAGGAGCGGGTGGTCGCCAGGTCGAAACGGCTTCGCACAGAGCTGCGGGACGCGGTGGTGGGTGCGCCGGACTTCGATGTCGCCGACGTGTTCGACATGGTCTACCACGACATCACCCCGGATCTGGCCGAGCAGCGCGACCGGTTGCTCGCCGAACTGGCGAGGGAGGCGTGAGATGACGCAGCTGATCGAGCGGCCCGCCGGCGCCGGCGGCGATGACCAGCCGTTCTTTGCCGCCGTCCCCGCCGTCACCGAGCTGACGATGGTGCAGGCCATCAACCGCGCGCTCCACGACGCAATGGCCGCCGACGAGCGGGTGCTGGTGTTCGGTGAGGACGTCGCGACCCTGGGCGGGGTGTTCCGGGTGACCGAGGGGTTGGCCGGGACTTTCGGTGAGCAGCGGTGTTTCGACACGCCGCTCGCGGAGTCGGCGATCGTCGGCATCGCGATCGGGATGGCGATCCGCGGTTTCGTCCCGGTCCCGGAGATCCAATTCGACGGGTTCGCGGCGCCGGCGTTCGACCAGGTGGTCAGCCATCTCGCGAAGTACCGCATGCGGACCCGAGGCGACCTGGACATGGCGGTGACCGTGCGCATCCCGTCGTTCGGCGGAATCGGTGCGGTGGAACACCATTCGGAGTCGACGGAGTCCTATTGGCTGCACACTGCCGGTCTCAAGGTCGTGACGCCGTCGAGTCCGTCGGACGCGTACTGGTTGCTGCGGCATGCGATCGCGAGCCGTGACCCGGTGATCTACCTGGAACCCAAGCGCCGGTACTGGGCGCGCGAACCGGTGGACACCGCGCGGCCGGGTCTGCCGATCGGCCGGGCGGCGGTACGCCGGGAGGGCGCCGACGCCACGGTGCTCACCTACGGGCCGCTGGTGGCGACGGCGCTGGCGGCCGCCGAACATGCTGCCGCAGAGTCGGGCTGGTCGCTGGAGGTCGTCGACCTGCGCTCGCTCAACCCGCTCGACTTCGAGACGGTGGCCACCTCGGTGCGCAAGACGGGGCGTGCGGTGGTGATGCACGAGGGTCCACGGACGTTGGGTTTCGGGGCCGAACTGGCCGCGCGGATCTCCGAGGAGTTGTTCTACGACCTGGAGGCACCGGTGCTGCGCGCCACCGGATTCGACACCCCGTATCCGCCGGCGCGGCTGGAGAAGCTCTGGCTGCCGGGTGTGGACCGATTGCTGGACTGCGTGCAGCGGACGTTGGAGATGCCATGAGCGTGCAGGATTTCCTGGTACCGGACCTGGGTGAGGGTCTGCAGGACGCGACGATCACCTCATGGGCGGTCGATGTCGGCGACGAGGTTGAACTGAACCAGACGCTGTGCACGGTCGAGACGAACAAGGCGGAGGTGGAAATCCCGAGCCCGTATGCGGGCCGGATCGTCGAGCGTGGGGGAGAAGAGGGGCAGACGCTCGATGTGGGCTCTCTCCTGGTACGGATCTCCAGCTCCCAAGCTGTTGGCACGCAGCGTAAACCGGTGCTGGTCGGGTACGGCGCCGATGATGCGATGGATTCGAGTCGGCGATCTGCAGGGCGGCCGCGAGCCAAGCCGCCGGTGCGCAAAATGGCGGCTGAGTTGAACGTCGATCTGGCCGCGGTGAGCGGTTCGGGTCCGGACGGGGTGATCACCCGCGAGGACGTGCAGCGGGTGGCGGGCCCAGCGAACGTGGACACCACGGCGGTACGCGGGGTCCAGGCCGAGATGGCACGACGAATGGCGTTGTCGCGCCGCGAGATTCCGGATGCGCATGCGAGTGTCACGGTAGACGGCAGCGCGCTTCTGCGGCTGCGGGACCGGCTGCGCGACACGGATGTTCCGATCACGCCGTTCGTGCTGGCACTACGGCTTCTGACGGTGGTGTTGAGGCACCATCCCGCGCTCAACGCGACATGGATCGAGACGGCGGATGGGCCGCAAGTGCACCGGCACAGTGCAATTCATCTGGGCGTCGGGGTGGCTGCCCCGCGTGGGCTGTTGGTACCGGTGATCGCCAACGCGCAGGACAAGACGACCCGCGAGCTGGCGGCCGCGGTGGCGCGACTGGTGGAAGAGGCGCGTGCGGGACGGGTGCGGCCCGCCGAGCTGTCGGGGTCGACGTTCACCGTGTCGAACTTCGGTGCTCTCGGGTTGGACGAAGGCGTGCCGGTGATCAACTATCCAGAGGCCGCGATTCTCGGGATGGGGTCGCTGAAGCCCAGGGCGGTAGTGGTCGACGGGGAGGTGGTCGCCCGCCCGACGATGACGCTGACCTGCGCCTTCGATCACCGGATCGCTGACGGGGCCACCGTGGCGGCGTTCCTGGGTGAGCTTCGGGAACTCGTCGAGACGCCTGAAGTAGCGCTGCTCGACCTGTGACGGCACGGGCGAGCGCAGGGCGACGAAATCGTCGACCTGTATCCGCACGGCGCCAGACCAGCTATTCGGGCTCGTCATTCTCGCCGTCCGGGTCTTTGTGGTCGGTGAGGTAGCGGTGGGGGTGGAAGTAGTTGTTGACTCGGGGTTGGCCGGTGTCGAGGTGTTTGGGGGGGATCCAGTGGGTGCGGCCGTTGCCGGGGCGCACGGTGGTGTATCCGGTTTTCTCGACCATGAGGTTGCCGGGTTGGCAGGCCAGGGTGAGGTCGGGGATGTCGGTGCGCCCGCCTTTGGCGTGGTCGTGGGTGTGGTGGGCTTCGGTCCAGTAGAACGGCACGGTGCAGTGGGGGTGGGTGCAGCCGCGATCCCGTGCGAACAGGGCCAATCTCTGGGCGGTGGTGGCGTTGCGGCGGGCGCGGCCGAGGTAGAGGATTTCTTCGGTGTGGTCGTCGAACACCGCCAGGTAGTGCCGTGATGTCGCGGCCATCCGGATCAGATCCCGGATGGGGAGTTTGTTGCCGCTGCCGGTGTCGGCCCACCCCGCGGCACGTTCGAGTTCGTTGACGGTGGTGGTGGCGACGATGGTGGCGGGTACCCCGGCGATCTGTCCGAGGGTCCCGGATTCCACGGTGTCACGCAGGACCCGTTTCAGCGCGTCGTGGTGGCGTTGTTCGGGGGTGCGGTCATCGCGTCCGGTGTGGGTGTCGTCGTGGGGCAGGTTGACCCCGGGGGCGGCGTGTTTGGCGGCGGCCACATCCCATAGGGCGCGGGTTTCGGCGTCGATGTAGCCCTCGACGCGGCTCATCCCATCGGATTGTTGGGGTCCGACTTTGAATTCGCGGCGACGTCGTTGAGTTGCGTAGTCGGGTTCGGTGCCGTCCTGGTCGATGAAGTCCAGCAGGGCTTTGGCGGCCTTCTTGAGCTGGTCGGGTCGCAACTCCTTCGCGTGGCCGACCAGGGTGTGTTCGTAGTCGTCGCGGCGGGCGAAGGACACCCAGACGGGGAGTTTCTTGACGAACTCCTGGATGACGCGCACATGGGCGTGCCCGATCTCCCCGCGGGCCACCGCAGCGGCCGTGCACGCGAGTTCGGTGCCCACGCGTTCCCCGGTCAGGGTGTAGCGCGGTCCGAGTTGGCGGGCGTCGGTGAGGCGTTCACCGGCGTCTTTCTCCGAGATCCGTAACCGGTCGGCGAGCAGTTTCTTCATCGACGTCGCACCCAGGTCGTGGGGGTTGGCTTCCTCGACCAGCCGCGCGGTCAACCGGTGTTCCACGCTGGGCACCGCCCACACGGCCTGCTTGATCCGATCCAACTCCGCCACCATCTGGGGGCAGGTCAGGTCAGCGATGGAGGCGACCTGCAGATCGCCGACGGCCGCCATGAGGCGATCGACCGTGGTGCTGAACTCCCCATCCATACATCGAACACTAGTTCGAACATCCGACAACAATAGCTGAGTTGTGACCACTGTGACCAAAGAGGCACAGGTTGTTCAACAGCCTGCCGGGAGGATGCGCAAAACTGCTGCGTCAGTGGACCGGCATCGTCATCGACGACGCGAGTATTTGAGATACAGGTAGTCGGCGTGGGTGAGCGCGTGGTCGAGGCGCATCGTCCGCGGTGATGTCAGCGCACCGCTTCCGCGGCCGATGTCCTGGACACCGGCGAGCGTCGGCGACAGCGTCACGCAGATCTCGTCCACCACATCAGCGGCGACGAGTTCGTCCAGCAGCGTCGGGCCGCCTTCGCACAGGACACGTGGACACCCGCGCTCCCGGAACTGAGCCACCACATCGGACACGTCGACGGTGTGCTCGC
Above is a window of Mycolicibacterium baixiangningiae DNA encoding:
- the pdhA gene encoding pyruvate dehydrogenase (acetyl-transferring) E1 component subunit alpha; translation: MAGVDLDLVQLVGADGTPTAQFRDSRDLPPPETLSWLYETMLVTRDLDTEFVHLQRQGELALYASCHGQEAAQVGATACLRKTDWLFPQYREIGAFLLRGIAPAQMAAVWRGKWHGGLEFTAKCCAPISIPIGTQGLHAVGAAMAAQRLGEDSVTVVFLGDGATSEGDVHEAMNLAAVYQVPCVFFVQNNQWAISVPVERQVAGPSIAHRADGYGMPGVRVDGNDVLACFAVMSEAAARARGGGGPTLIEAVTYRLGPHTTSDDPSRYRDQDEVDRWRALDPLPRYRAYLQGIGVWSERLEERVVARSKRLRTELRDAVVGAPDFDVADVFDMVYHDITPDLAEQRDRLLAELAREA
- a CDS encoding alpha-ketoacid dehydrogenase subunit beta, which codes for MTQLIERPAGAGGDDQPFFAAVPAVTELTMVQAINRALHDAMAADERVLVFGEDVATLGGVFRVTEGLAGTFGEQRCFDTPLAESAIVGIAIGMAIRGFVPVPEIQFDGFAAPAFDQVVSHLAKYRMRTRGDLDMAVTVRIPSFGGIGAVEHHSESTESYWLHTAGLKVVTPSSPSDAYWLLRHAIASRDPVIYLEPKRRYWAREPVDTARPGLPIGRAAVRREGADATVLTYGPLVATALAAAEHAAAESGWSLEVVDLRSLNPLDFETVATSVRKTGRAVVMHEGPRTLGFGAELAARISEELFYDLEAPVLRATGFDTPYPPARLEKLWLPGVDRLLDCVQRTLEMP
- a CDS encoding dihydrolipoamide acetyltransferase family protein, with the protein product MSVQDFLVPDLGEGLQDATITSWAVDVGDEVELNQTLCTVETNKAEVEIPSPYAGRIVERGGEEGQTLDVGSLLVRISSSQAVGTQRKPVLVGYGADDAMDSSRRSAGRPRAKPPVRKMAAELNVDLAAVSGSGPDGVITREDVQRVAGPANVDTTAVRGVQAEMARRMALSRREIPDAHASVTVDGSALLRLRDRLRDTDVPITPFVLALRLLTVVLRHHPALNATWIETADGPQVHRHSAIHLGVGVAAPRGLLVPVIANAQDKTTRELAAAVARLVEEARAGRVRPAELSGSTFTVSNFGALGLDEGVPVINYPEAAILGMGSLKPRAVVVDGEVVARPTMTLTCAFDHRIADGATVAAFLGELRELVETPEVALLDL
- a CDS encoding HNH endonuclease signature motif containing protein produces the protein MDGEFSTTVDRLMAAVGDLQVASIADLTCPQMVAELDRIKQAVWAVPSVEHRLTARLVEEANPHDLGATSMKKLLADRLRISEKDAGERLTDARQLGPRYTLTGERVGTELACTAAAVARGEIGHAHVRVIQEFVKKLPVWVSFARRDDYEHTLVGHAKELRPDQLKKAAKALLDFIDQDGTEPDYATQRRRREFKVGPQQSDGMSRVEGYIDAETRALWDVAAAKHAAPGVNLPHDDTHTGRDDRTPEQRHHDALKRVLRDTVESGTLGQIAGVPATIVATTTVNELERAAGWADTGSGNKLPIRDLIRMAATSRHYLAVFDDHTEEILYLGRARRNATTAQRLALFARDRGCTHPHCTVPFYWTEAHHTHDHAKGGRTDIPDLTLACQPGNLMVEKTGYTTVRPGNGRTHWIPPKHLDTGQPRVNNYFHPHRYLTDHKDPDGENDEPE